One genomic segment of Manis javanica isolate MJ-LG chromosome 7, MJ_LKY, whole genome shotgun sequence includes these proteins:
- the LCOR gene encoding ligand-dependent corepressor isoform X2, producing the protein MQRMIQQFAAEYTSKNSSTQDPSQPNSTKNQSLPKASPVTTSPTAATTQNPVLSKLLMADQDSPLDLTVRKSQSEPSEQDGVLDLSTKKSPCAGSTSLSHSPGCSSTQGNGENSTEAIAVDSNNQSKSPLEKFMVKLCTHHQKQFIRVLNDLYTESQPGTEDLQPSDSGAMDASTCNAGCAQLSTKHKEKDGIYLDVKSPTSVDLLLGSSGSDSPLQLTEQPLKETSPGTNSVDGRENALTIIQKDSSELPTTKPNSGSSMDGSTLGYLTASNSSSLNFHHISKSLEGQTTGQEQDTNVRMCEGGKDHVQSSALGESLLAVKVTAEKEESNSCIVAQRNSFRALSEKAWDSGFMGNSPGTADKENALQGSSKTPLHQDLEASEQDSRPKQENHLHSLGRNKVGYHLHPSDKGQFDHSKDGWLAPSPVSAVHKASNGHSRTKVMSTSVKTARKSKRASGLRINDYDNQCDVVYISQPITECHFENQRSIPSSRKTARKSTRGYLFNGDCCELPTVRTLARNLHSHEKASCSTLVLEAVITPKQTLEISAPTPTVSVQHPREDSPEKLSKEITSLTEGDRDTVSEKESQDSEVCPMMNKRSPNSSPGSKETIASSPVGPLPAHLPEEDGSESSTMLSAPTASGIISLEPDQQPVDELLDTKEMSVTQGCHLVPSTESISEGGSEDVVSRPCSSAKTVSREQSPSCLENQSPLVGLAPPMGLGKAEDDQSINTEAMTEDTQELEADPLLTESCTFTNNKNPSEVEESEGASGTGELEGEDSDGKHPSEKYMCDQNIDSLEENLDKKKKGKKFPEASDRCLRSQLADSSADRGLRNQSSDSSSACPEIKVSKNSGPKRSKKEGYLSETIPEDFLTNSFLTKAPEDTENPNVDEKPSAKDTEQEGEGAGIITRQSFKNLLAKEFHREEGATFPSSDPITTVDQPLPGEKLEIYVQSKLGEKNAHDPLESIPRTFPEQSKGNPGPVAAQDTEEAVNEVDSADTQHNGAGGDGPTSSLGLSSSGSGDADGPPKWVPRLTRLTSSTYNLRHVHSLDLLDTAKVTSDKEAAQGNRMPKENGASESGDPLDEDDADPGAEDQPKFVEWCAEEENQELIANFNAQYMKVQKGWIQLEKEAQPTPRARNKSDKLKEIWKSKKRSRKCRGSLEVQKFSPVQMLFMTNFKLSNVCKWFLETTETRSLVIVKKLNTRLPGDIPPVKHPLQKYSPSSLYPSSLQAERLKKHLKKFPGATPARNNWKTQKLWAKFRENPDQVEAEDGNDVCPSPNSEDNREEVKECRNSHPPTNLPTPASTRILRKYSNIRGKLRAQQCLMKNEEMESPLGQAVESKPSCKSVCINPLMSPKLALQVDADGFPIKLKSTDGMKGRKGKQVSEILPKAEVQNKRKRTEGGSTQERKDKGPAIKAIKEKHADSSTKTPAAKKPAARDRTSQLPRKTSLKENKVKIPKKSPGKSCPSSRKEKENTNKRPVQPATLETVTKPAKQKGAGESSSKPQKAPNRKQNNGKTRARPLTKTPENSAAQRKRKLKAKLDSSHSKRRRLDAK; encoded by the coding sequence TGAGAACTCAACAGAGGCAATAGCGGTAGATTCTAACAATCAGTCGAAGTCCCCACTGGAGAAGTTTATGGTCAAACTGTGCACTCATCATCAGAAGCAGTTCATTCGTGTTCTGAACGATCTATACACTGAATCTCAGCCAGGCACCGAGGACCTGCAACCTTCTGATTCTGGAGCAATGGATGCATCTACTTGCAATGCTGGCTGTGCCCAGCTAAGCACCAAACATAAGGAAAAGGATGGTATATATCTTGATGTGAAGTCTCCTACTTCTGTAGATTTGCTCTTAGGCTCATCAGGCTCTGACAGCCCTTTACAGTTGACAGAACAGCCCCTAAAGGAGACTTCTCCTGGGACAAACTCTGTAGATGGAAGAGAGAATGCCTTGACTATTATCCAGAAAGATTCTTCTGAACTTCCAACCACTAAACCTAATTCTGGTAGTTCCATGGATGGTTCCACTCTGGGATACCTCACTGCATCTAATTCTTCCTCATTAAACTTCCACCACATCTCTAAGAGCTTGGAGGGGCAAACCACTGGACAGGAGCAAGACACAAATGTGAGAATGTGTGAAGGTGGTAAAGACCATGTGCAGAGCTCAGCTTTAGGAGAAAGCCTACTTGCAGTAAAAGTGACAGCTGAGAAGGAGGAGAGCAACAGCTGTATTGTTGCTCAAAGAAATTCATTCAGAGCTTTATCAGAAAAGGCTTGGGACTCAGGATTTATGGGAAATTCACCTGGAACTGCTGACAAAGAGAATGCTTTACAGGGTAGCTCAAAAACACCTTTACACCAGGATTTAGAGGCAAGTGAACAAGACTCAAGGCCAAAGCAAGAGAACCATCTTCACTCATTAGGAAGAAATAAGGTGGGTTATCATTTACATCCCAGTGATAAGGGCCAGTTTGATCATTCCAAAGACGGTTGGTTAGCCCCCAGCCCTGTGTCAGCTGTACACAAAGCATCTAATGGACATTCACGAACTAAGGTGATGTCAACCTCTGTTAAGACAGCTCGGAAAAGTAAAAGGGCATCAGGGTTGAGGATAAACGATTATGATAACCAGTGTGATGTCGTTTATATCAGTCAGCCAATAACAGAATGCCATTTTGAGAATCAAAGATCAATACCGTCTTCTCGGAAAACAGCCAGGAAGAGTACTCGAGGATACCTCTTCAACGGTGATTGTTGTGAGCTGCCTACAGTTCGGACGCTGGCCAGAAATTTACACTCCCACGAAAAAGCAAGCTGCTCAACACTGGTGTTGGAAGCAGTGATCACTCCCAAGCAGACCCTGGAAATTTCAGCCCCTACACCTACAGTGAGTGTACAGCATCCCAGAGAAGACAGCCCTGAAAAACTTAGTAAAGAAATAACCTCCCTCacagaaggagacagagacactgtaTCTGAGAAGGAATCTCAAGACTCTGAGGTTTGTCCCATGATGAATAAACGAAGTCCAAACAGCTCCCCTGGGTCAAAGGAAACAATAGCCTCCAGCCCGGTGGGGCCTCTCCCTGCTCACCTTCCTGAAGAGGACGGGTCAGAAAGCAGCACCATGCTTTCAGCTCCCACAGCGAGTGGGATAATTTCTCTTGAACCAGACCAGCAACCAGTTGATGAACTGCTGGATACAAAGGAGATGAGTGTAACCCAAGGCTGTCACCTGGTCCCCTCCACTGAGAGCATTTCTGAAGGAGGCAGTGAAGATGTTGTTTCTAGGCCTTGTTCTTCTGCTAAAACAGTCAGTAGAGAGCAAAGTCCTTCATGCTTAGAAAATCAGAGTCCCCTTGTGGGCTTGGCGCCTCCCATGGGCCTGGGAAAGGCCGAGGATGACCAAAGCATCAATACGGAGGCTATGACTGAAGATACTCAGGAGCTAGAGGCTGACCCACTCTTGACAGAAAGCTGCACTTTTACTAACAACAAAAACCCCAGTGAAGTTGAGGAAAGTGAAGGAGCTAGTGGTACAGGAGAATTAGAGGGAGAGGACAGTGATGGAAAACATCCTTCAGAAAAATATATGTGTGATCAAAACATTGACTCACTTGAAGAGAATTTGGACAAgaagaagaaaggcaaaaaatTCCCTGAGGCCTCTGATAGGTGCCTCAGAAGTCAGCTTGCAGATTCCTCTGCTGATAGGGGCCTAAGAAACCAGAGTTCAGATTCTTCCTCTGCCTGTCCTGAAATCAAGGTTTCTAAAAATTCTGGTCCAAAACGTTCTAAGAAAGAAGGTTACCTGAGTGAGACAATACCTGAAGACTTTCTGACTAACAGTTTCCTTACAAAAGCTCCAGAGGACACTGAAAACCCAAATGTTGATGAAAAGCCCTCTGCAAAAGATACTGAGCAGGAGGGTGAGGGAGCCGGGATCATCACCCGGCAGAGCTTTAAAAACCTGCTGGCAAAAGAATTCCACAGGGAAGAAGGAGCTACTTTCCCCAGCAGTGATCCCATAACCACAGTTGACCAGCCCCTGcctggagagaaactggagatcTATGTTCAGTCTAAGCTAGGTGAGAAGAATGCTCATGACCCCTTGGAAAGTATTCCTCGTACTTTCCCAGAACAGTCGAAAGGGAATCCAGGACCTGTTGCTGCACAAGACACGGAGGAGGCTGTGAACGAGGTAGACAGTGCAGATACCCAGCATAACGGTGCTGGTGGTGATGGGCCCACCAGCTCACTTGGGTTGTCAAGTAGTGGAAGTGGTGATGCTGATGGACCCCCAAAATGGGTCCCAAGGCTTACAAGACTGACTTCTTCAACGTACAACCTAAGACATGTTCATTCTCTGGACTTGTTGGATACTGCAAAAGTGACGTCAGACAAGGAAGCAGCACAGGGGAACCGAATGCCAAAGGAAAATGGTGCTTCAGAGAGTGGAGATCCCTTAGATGAGGATGATGCGGATCCAGGGGCAGAGGACCAGCCGAAGTTCGTGGAGTGGTGTGCtgaggaggagaaccaagagctTATCGCCAACTTCAATGCTCAGTACATGAAAGTTCAGAAGGGCTGGATCCAGTTGGAGAAGGAAGCCCAGCCAACACCAAGAGCGAGGAATAAGTCAGATAAACTGAAGGAGATTTGGAAAAGCAAGAAAAGGTCACGGAAATGTAGGGGTTCGTTGGAGGTTCAAAAGTTTTCTCCTGTTCAGATGCTATTTATGACAAACTTTAAATTATCTAATGTTTGTAAATGGTTCTTAGAGACCACTGAAACCCGGTCTCTGGTAATCGTGAAGAAGCTCAATACTCGTCTTCCAGGAGACATACCCCCTGTCAAGCATCCCCTTCAGAAGTACTCTCCTTCCAGCCTGTACCCCAGTTCACTACAGGCTGAACGTTTGAAAAAACACTTGAAGAAATTTCCCGGAGCTACTCCTGCAAGGAACAATTGGAAAACACAGAAACTCTGGGCTAAATTTCGGGAGAATCCTGACCAAGTGGAGGCAGAGGATGGCAATGACGTCTGCCCCAGCCCCAATTCTGAAGACAATAGAGAAGAAGTCAAGGAATGTAGAAACAGCCATCCTCCCACAAACTTGCCTACTCCAGCCAGTACCCGGATCCTTAGGAAGTACTCCAATATTCGAGGAAAGCTCAGAGCCCAGCAGTGTTTGATGAAGAACGAGGAAATGGAAAGCCCACTTGGCCAGGCTGTGGAAAGCAAGCCAAGTTGTAAGAGTGTCTGCATCAACCCTCTGATGTCCCCCAAGCTCGCCCTGCAGGTGGATGCAGATGGGTTTCCCATTAAGCTCAAGAGTACTGATGggatgaagggaaggaaaggcaAACAGGTGTCTGAGATTTTGCCAAAAGCAGAAGTTCAGAATAAACGCAAGAGAACAGAAGGCGGCAGCACTCAGGAGCGGAAGGACAAGGGACCTGCGATAAAAGCCATCAAAGAAAAGCATGCTGACAGCTCCACCAAGACCCCTGCTGCCAAGAAGCCAGCTGCAAGGGACAGAACCAGCCAGCTGCCCAGAAAGACATCTTTGAAGGAGAATAAAGTGAAGATCCCTAAAAAGTCCCCTGGGAAAAGCTGCCCTTcctccaggaaagaaaaagagaatacaaACAAAAGGCCTGTGCAGCCTGCCACCTTGGAGACAGTGACAAAACCTGCAAAGCAAAAAGGGGCAGGTGAATCCTCTTCCAAGCCACAGAAAGCCCCGAACAGGAAGCAAAACAACGGAAAGACTCGGGCCAGACCTTTGACGAAAACCCCAGAGAACAGTGCAGCCCAGAGAAAACGAAAGCTGAAGGCGAAGCTGGACTCTTCCCACAGCAAACGGAGGCGGCTGGATGCAAAGTGA